From a region of the Tamandua tetradactyla isolate mTamTet1 chromosome 10, mTamTet1.pri, whole genome shotgun sequence genome:
- the CLIC6 gene encoding chloride intracellular channel protein 6 isoform X2 codes for MILWLKGVIFNVTTVDLKRKPADLQNLAPGTNPPFMTFDGEVKTDVNKIEEFLEEKLAPPRYPKLGTQHPDSNSAGNDVFAKFSAFIKNTKKDASDIYEKNLLKALKKLDNYLNSPLPDEIDAYSTEDVAISGRKFLDGDELTLADCNLLPKLHIIKIVAKKYRDFELPANMTGIWRYLNNAYARDEFTNTCPADQEIERAYSDVAKRMK; via the exons ATGATTCTCTGGCTAAAGGGTGTTATCTTTAATGTGACAACAGTGGACTTGAAAAG GAAACCTGCCGACCTACAGAACCTGGCTCCTGGAACAAACCCTCCTTTCATGACTTTTGATGGTGAAGTCAAGACGGATGTGAATAAGATCGAGGAGTTCTTAGAGGAGAAATTAGCTCCCCCAAG GTACCCTAAGCTGGGAACGCAACACCCTGATTCTAACTCTGCAGGAAATGACGTGTTTGCAAAATTCTCAGCGTTTATAAAAAACACCAAGAAGGATGCAAGTGACA TTTATGAAAAAAACTTGCTAAAAGCCCTGAAGAAGCTGGATAATTATCTAAATAGCCCTCTACCTGATGAAATAGATGCTTACAGCACTGAGGATGTTGCTATTTCTGGAAGGAAGTTTTTGGATGGAGATGAGCTTACTTTAGCAGACTGTAACCTCTTACCCAAACTTCATATTATTAAG ATAGTGGCCAAGAAATACAGAGATTTTGAACTACCTGCCAACATGACTGGCATCTGGAGATACTTGAATAATGCCTATGCTAGGGACGAGTTCACAAATACGTGTCCAGCTGACCAGGAGATCGAACGCGCCTATTCAGATGttgcaaaaagaatgaagtga